The Zalophus californianus isolate mZalCal1 chromosome 7, mZalCal1.pri.v2, whole genome shotgun sequence genome includes a region encoding these proteins:
- the LY6G5B gene encoding lymphocyte antigen 6 complex locus protein G5b isoform X1: MVTGKWGFGIPPRDCPSPQNSIMKANMLVGVLVMVGFAVGKAPVPEVRTCHLCLLEDPSTGCISGSEKCTISTPSPCMVITIYYDTKIRFFIRGCGQYNSYRCQEKRNTYFSEYWYQAQCCQYDYCNSWSSPQLHSSPPDPPAGAWALPLSESQIQWFYQALNLSLPIRSFHAGKEPKGLDAPAILPLNLNLSIADLRRIYLFLNSSGLLVLPWVGP, translated from the exons ATGGTCACAGGAAAGTGGGGTTTCGGGATACCCCCCAGGGACTGCCCTTCTCCCCAGAATTCCATCATGAAGGCCAATATGCTTGTAGGTGTGCTGGTCATGGTGGGCTTCGCAGTGGGAAAAG CTCCCGTTCCTGAAGTCCGGACCTGCCACCTCTGCCTCTTGGAAGACCCTTCTACGGGGTGCATTTCAGGCTCAGAGAAGTGCACCATCAGCACCCCATCGCCATGTATGGTGATCACCATCTATTATG ATACCAAGATTCGTTTCTTCATCCGAGGCTGTGGACAGTATAATTCTTATCGCTGCCAAGAAAAACGCAATACCTACTTCTCGGAGTACTGGTACCAGGCCCAGTGCTGCCAGTACGATTACTGCAACTCCTGGTCCAGTCCCCAGCTCCACAGCTCCCCACCTGATCCcccagctggggcctgggcctTGCCCCTGTCCGAGTCCCAGATCCAGTGGTTCTACCAGGCTCTGAACCTCTCACTGCCCATCCGCAGCTTCCATGCTGGGAAAGAGCCCAAAGGGTTGGATGCCCCGGCCATCCTGCCCCTGAACCTGAACTTGTCCATTGCTGACCTGCGTCGCATATATTTGTTCCTCAATAGTTCGGGACTTCTGGTTCTTCCCTGGGTTGGGCCCTGA
- the LY6G5B gene encoding lymphocyte antigen 6 complex locus protein G5b isoform X2 has product MVTGVLVMVGFAVGKAPVPEVRTCHLCLLEDPSTGCISGSEKCTISTPSPCMVITIYYDTKIRFFIRGCGQYNSYRCQEKRNTYFSEYWYQAQCCQYDYCNSWSSPQLHSSPPDPPAGAWALPLSESQIQWFYQALNLSLPIRSFHAGKEPKGLDAPAILPLNLNLSIADLRRIYLFLNSSGLLVLPWVGP; this is encoded by the exons ATGGTCACAG GTGTGCTGGTCATGGTGGGCTTCGCAGTGGGAAAAG CTCCCGTTCCTGAAGTCCGGACCTGCCACCTCTGCCTCTTGGAAGACCCTTCTACGGGGTGCATTTCAGGCTCAGAGAAGTGCACCATCAGCACCCCATCGCCATGTATGGTGATCACCATCTATTATG ATACCAAGATTCGTTTCTTCATCCGAGGCTGTGGACAGTATAATTCTTATCGCTGCCAAGAAAAACGCAATACCTACTTCTCGGAGTACTGGTACCAGGCCCAGTGCTGCCAGTACGATTACTGCAACTCCTGGTCCAGTCCCCAGCTCCACAGCTCCCCACCTGATCCcccagctggggcctgggcctTGCCCCTGTCCGAGTCCCAGATCCAGTGGTTCTACCAGGCTCTGAACCTCTCACTGCCCATCCGCAGCTTCCATGCTGGGAAAGAGCCCAAAGGGTTGGATGCCCCGGCCATCCTGCCCCTGAACCTGAACTTGTCCATTGCTGACCTGCGTCGCATATATTTGTTCCTCAATAGTTCGGGACTTCTGGTTCTTCCCTGGGTTGGGCCCTGA